The following are encoded together in the Lytechinus variegatus isolate NC3 chromosome 19, Lvar_3.0, whole genome shotgun sequence genome:
- the LOC121406381 gene encoding gastric triacylglycerol lipase-like yields the protein MAVIVPKALHVLSIISLIGAITCYRLDARNYRNLGEDPDVNRNASELITSKGYPCKEYSVQTEDGFILGVQRIPYGRNESEYTPRPVVFLQHGLLASATNWLTNLANESLAYILADAGFDVWLGNVRGNVYSRKSIKYKPEDVEFWKWSWDEMAKYDLPAMINLALKETNQRDLFYIGHSQGTTIAFAEFSRNIELASKVKMMYALAPVTRVGNMTSPLRYLTYFLPEIKFLFEILGEGEFMPSNEFVKWLAKDMCTVDKTLCSNVLFVICGFDEKNLNMTRLPVYVTHDPAGTSVMDVVHYAQMVESGTFQMYDYGVAGNMARYNQSTPPLYNPEGMTTPVSIFWGDKDYLADPKDVQWLIPKLTKVIQGNHHYEDYDHLDFIWGMDAPSRVYAPIVTDLKKRSGGTL from the exons ATGGCGGTCATTGTGCCCAAAGCTCTGCATGTTCTCTCCATTATATCACTAATTGGAGCGATCACTTGCTACAGATTGGACGCCAGAAACTACAGAAATTTAGGGGAAGATCCCGACGTCAACAGGAATGCG AGTGAATTAATTACAAGCAAAGGCTACCCTTGTAAGGAATACTCTGTCCAGACTGAAGATGGTTTTATCCTCGGTGTCCAACGCATTCCCTATGGTCGCAACGAATCAGAGTACACCCCACGACCCGTTGTCTTCTTGCAGCACGGCCTTCTAGCATCTGCCACCAACTGGTTGACGAACCTTGCGAATGAGAGCCTGGCATACATTCTTGCTGATGCTGGTTTTGACGTGTGGCTCGGCAACGTTCGGGGGAATGTCTATTCGAGGAAAAGCATCAAGTACAAGCCAGAAGATGTGGAATTCTGGAAATGGAG TTGGGATGAAATGGCCAAGTACGATCTACCAGCCATGATAAACCTTGCTTTGAAGGAAACAAATCAACGAGATCTCTTCTATATCGGCCACTCTCAAGGAACGACAATCGCATTTGCAGAGTTTTCCAGAAACATTGAGCTTGCATCCAAg GTCAAGATGATGTATGCATTAGCTCCGGTAACGAGAGTGGGTAACATGACAAGCCCTCTTCGCTACCTTACATACTTCCTCCCTGAAATTAAG TTCCTCTTTGAAATCTTAGGGGAGGGCGAGTTTATGCCGAGCAACGAGTTTGTGAAGTGGTTAGCCAAAGACATGTGTACTGTAGATAAGACGCTGTGTTCAAACGTTCTCTTTGTCATCTGTGGTTTTGACGAAAAGAATCTTAACATG ACTCGTCTCCCTGTATACGTTACCCATGATCCTGCAGGGACATCTGTCATGGACGTTGTCCACTATGCACAG ATGGTTGAGTCAGGCACATTCCAGATGTACGACTACGGAGTAGCAGGAAACATGGCAAGATATAACCAG AGCACCCCACCCCTGTACAATCCAGAAGGCATGACCACTCCGGTGTCCATCTTCTGGGGCGACAAGGACTACCTGGCCGACCCGAAGGACGTCCAGTGGCTCATACCAAAACTGACCAAGGTCATTCAGGGGAACCACCATTATGAGGACTACGATCACCTTGACTTCATCTGGGGTATGGACGCGCCGAGTCGAGTGTACGCACCCATCGTCACGGACCTGAAGAAGAGATCCGGTGGGACGTTATAG